One genomic region from Aliarcobacter cryaerophilus ATCC 43158 encodes:
- the thiC gene encoding phosphomethylpyrimidine synthase ThiC, with amino-acid sequence MQDIHKWLEEHKNDEVRTQMYYAKQGVITPHMEYVAKVENLDVEFIRSEIARGRLIIPANVNHTNQIPMAIGIASSCKINANIGSSALASDVSKEIEKVDVCLKYGADTIMDLSTGGDLDMIRKAVITHSTVPIGTVPIYQILHDVKDKIEDLSIEKMLEVIQRQAEQGVSYFTIHAGFLLEFMPHIAKRKMGIVSRGGSLMAAWMMHYHKENPFNTAFDKILDICRKYDVSLSLGDSLRPGCLADASDEAQLRELKVLGDLTLRAWEKDVQVMIEGPGHVPLNQIERNMKIEKEYCHEAPFYILGPLTTDIAAGYDHISSAIGAAVGGWHGASMLCYVTPKEHLGLPNAEDVRNGIIAYKIAAHSADIARGRKGARDIDDEMSDARYSFNWNRQFELCLDPDRAREYHDETLPQDVFKEAEFCSMCGPKFCSYKITQKIVKEHGEAIDNMVG; translated from the coding sequence ATGCAAGATATACACAAATGGTTAGAAGAACACAAAAACGATGAAGTAAGAACTCAAATGTATTATGCAAAACAGGGAGTTATAACTCCTCATATGGAGTATGTTGCAAAAGTTGAAAATCTTGATGTTGAGTTTATAAGAAGTGAAATTGCAAGAGGAAGACTTATAATTCCTGCAAATGTAAATCATACGAATCAAATTCCTATGGCTATTGGAATTGCTAGTTCATGTAAAATAAATGCAAATATTGGAAGTTCAGCCCTAGCAAGTGATGTTAGCAAAGAGATTGAAAAAGTTGATGTGTGTTTAAAATATGGTGCCGATACTATCATGGATTTAAGTACAGGTGGAGATTTAGATATGATTAGAAAAGCTGTTATAACTCACTCTACAGTTCCAATTGGTACTGTTCCTATTTATCAAATACTACATGATGTAAAAGATAAAATAGAGGATTTAAGTATCGAAAAAATGCTTGAAGTAATTCAAAGACAAGCAGAGCAAGGTGTTTCTTATTTCACAATCCATGCTGGATTCTTACTTGAATTTATGCCTCACATTGCAAAAAGAAAGATGGGAATAGTTTCAAGAGGTGGAAGTTTGATGGCTGCTTGGATGATGCATTATCATAAAGAAAATCCATTTAATACAGCTTTTGATAAAATATTAGATATTTGTAGAAAGTATGATGTATCTTTATCTTTGGGTGATAGTTTAAGACCAGGTTGCTTGGCAGATGCTAGTGATGAAGCACAACTAAGAGAGCTAAAAGTTCTTGGAGATTTAACACTTAGAGCTTGGGAAAAAGATGTACAAGTTATGATTGAAGGACCTGGACATGTACCTTTAAATCAAATTGAGAGAAATATGAAAATAGAAAAAGAGTATTGCCATGAAGCTCCTTTTTATATTTTAGGTCCTCTTACAACTGATATTGCTGCTGGATATGATCACATTTCAAGTGCAATTGGTGCAGCTGTTGGTGGGTGGCATGGTGCAAGTATGCTTTGTTATGTTACACCAAAAGAACATTTAGGTTTACCAAATGCTGAAGATGTTAGAAATGGAATTATTGCATACAAAATTGCAGCTCATAGTGCAGATATAGCAAGAGGAAGAAAAGGTGCACGTGATATTGATGATGAAATGAGTGATGCAAGATATTCATTTAATTGGAATAGACAGTTTGAACTTTGTTTAGATCCAGATCGTGCAAGAGAGTATCACGATGAAACTTTACCTCAAGATGTATTTAAAGAAGCAGAATTTTGCTCAATGTGTGGACCAAAATTTTGTTCATATAAGATAACTCAAAAAATTGTAAAAGAGCATGGTGAAGCAATAGATAATATGGTAGGGTAA
- a CDS encoding HDOD domain-containing protein: MIKNFAKYIQNIPTLPEIIIDLDSFRKSKNRNFKQLAMIIKKDKNLHLDILKIIDFQIFDFFNKPKNIQNFISITSLEFVCALATSLSFCRTIKTNLFSYAVTFDDFLYSNTLSMLIVEMWLKNSDKKLKNELLIPAFLQDLAKPLISKAISENKLTEQFLSEINNSNMSKAEEKFIGFNSQRISSNILKKWGLSHNIIFPILFSKDLQNCPNEFRLKALILDIISIVSNLREPLLEQNIKKAINEIELFGLNSNTFLTTISNINDNIKSNS, encoded by the coding sequence ATGATAAAAAATTTCGCAAAATATATACAAAATATACCAACTTTACCAGAAATTATCATAGATTTAGATAGTTTTAGAAAATCAAAAAATAGAAATTTTAAACAACTTGCTATGATTATAAAAAAAGACAAAAATCTTCATTTAGATATTTTAAAAATTATCGATTTTCAAATATTTGACTTTTTTAATAAACCAAAAAATATACAAAATTTTATCTCAATTACAAGTTTAGAGTTTGTTTGTGCATTGGCAACATCTTTATCTTTTTGTAGAACTATAAAAACAAATCTATTTTCATATGCTGTTACTTTTGATGATTTTTTATATTCAAATACTCTTTCAATGCTAATTGTTGAAATGTGGTTAAAAAATAGTGATAAAAAACTAAAAAATGAACTTCTTATTCCAGCATTTTTACAAGATTTAGCAAAACCTCTTATTTCAAAAGCAATAAGCGAAAATAAGCTAACTGAGCAGTTTTTAAGTGAAATAAATAACTCAAATATGAGTAAAGCTGAAGAAAAATTTATAGGTTTTAATTCTCAAAGAATAAGCTCTAATATACTTAAAAAATGGGGTTTAAGTCACAATATTATATTTCCAATTTTGTTTTCAAAGGATTTACAAAATTGCCCAAATGAGTTTAGACTAAAAGCTCTTATATTAGATATTATTAGTATTGTTTCTAATTTAAGAGAGCCATTGTTAGAACAAAATATAAAAAAAGCTATTAATGAAATTGAGTTATTTGGATTAAACAGTAATACATTTTTAACTACAATAAGTAACATAAACGACAATATAAAGAGTAATTCTTAA
- a CDS encoding bifunctional 2-C-methyl-D-erythritol 4-phosphate cytidylyltransferase/2-C-methyl-D-erythritol 2,4-cyclodiphosphate synthase has translation MKDITLVVLCAGNSTRFDNLCKKQWIRVDNEPLWLNVTNRLTSFYNFSKTIVVSHKIELNYMKNFSDDFIFAKGGDTRQNSIKNALQFVDTPYVMISDVARACISQNIISDLIKNKNKASCIVPILDVSDTVIFEKNTIKREDVKLIQTPQLSNTNILRKAISNNIEFTDESSAIKNIGEDIFYVKGDIASKKLTFVEDISQIPCLKAPAKTQFVGMGYDIHSFEDTKEMFLGGVKLPYNYGFKAHSDGDVLIHSLIDALLGGIGAGDIGEFFPDTSDEFKGIDSKILLKKILNFVNSVGYEIVNIDITIIAQKPKINPHKNEIKISLSKLLNLPKQFINIKASTAEKLGAIGREEGVVVQAIANLRYYDWTK, from the coding sequence TTGAAAGATATTACTTTAGTTGTCTTATGTGCTGGAAATTCTACAAGATTTGATAATTTATGTAAAAAACAGTGGATTAGAGTTGATAATGAACCTCTGTGGTTAAATGTTACAAATAGATTAACCTCTTTTTATAACTTTTCAAAAACTATTGTAGTTTCACATAAAATTGAATTAAACTACATGAAAAACTTTAGTGATGATTTTATTTTTGCCAAAGGTGGAGATACAAGACAAAATTCTATAAAAAATGCTTTGCAATTTGTTGATACTCCTTATGTTATGATAAGTGACGTAGCTCGTGCTTGTATTAGCCAAAACATTATTTCTGATTTAATCAAAAATAAAAATAAAGCATCTTGTATAGTTCCAATTTTAGATGTAAGTGATACAGTTATATTTGAAAAAAATACTATAAAAAGAGAAGATGTAAAACTTATTCAAACTCCTCAATTATCAAATACAAATATTCTAAGAAAAGCAATTTCAAATAATATTGAGTTTACAGATGAAAGTAGTGCTATAAAAAATATAGGTGAAGATATTTTCTATGTAAAAGGTGATATTGCTAGTAAAAAACTAACTTTTGTAGAGGATATTTCACAAATTCCATGCTTAAAAGCTCCAGCTAAAACACAATTTGTTGGAATGGGATATGATATTCATAGTTTTGAAGATACAAAAGAGATGTTTTTGGGTGGGGTAAAATTGCCATATAATTATGGATTTAAAGCTCATAGTGATGGTGATGTTTTAATTCACTCTTTAATTGATGCTCTTCTAGGTGGTATTGGTGCTGGTGATATTGGAGAGTTTTTTCCAGATACTAGTGATGAGTTCAAAGGAATTGACTCTAAAATACTCTTGAAAAAGATTCTAAACTTTGTAAATAGTGTTGGATATGAGATTGTAAACATTGATATTACAATAATTGCTCAAAAACCAAAAATAAATCCTCACAAAAATGAAATAAAAATAAGTTTATCAAAACTTCTAAATCTTCCAAAACAGTTTATAAATATAAAAGCATCAACAGCAGAAAAACTTGGAGCTATAGGAAGAGAAGAAGGAGTAGTTGTACAAGCTATCGCAAATTTAAGATATTACGATTGGACTAAATAA
- a CDS encoding response regulator: protein MNILIIENEVYLAQKVVSRLLDDGHNCDFVENVNIENLTKEYDIVLLSTSISSSVAKSVIKKYAKNSIILLLVSYISDETVTNPIKDGAKDYIMKPFLMDELVRKIYHYKECRAIRRELKVLKDYFDFTMSDIDINDVLVPLSFPLLIETNFQSYADKLVFEIAKKVDLPIKFISLSSANWQKQIISECERTIIYLTDYHTLKRNVKDQVLKQIVDKKCVICSLESDDEFTHKKVVFNSKNKSLDHSQIMSINDYIKTIVINHQNRYPDTELSKRLGISRKSLWEKRKKLEIDKKK from the coding sequence ATGAATATATTAATAATTGAAAATGAAGTGTATCTAGCACAAAAAGTTGTTTCAAGACTTCTTGATGACGGTCATAACTGTGATTTTGTAGAGAATGTAAATATTGAAAATCTCACAAAAGAGTATGATATTGTACTTCTTTCAACATCTATTTCAAGCTCTGTTGCAAAGAGTGTTATAAAAAAATATGCAAAAAATTCAATAATACTTCTTTTAGTATCTTATATTTCAGATGAAACAGTAACAAATCCTATCAAAGATGGTGCTAAAGATTATATTATGAAGCCATTTTTGATGGATGAATTAGTTAGGAAAATTTACCACTACAAAGAGTGTAGAGCAATAAGAAGAGAACTTAAAGTATTAAAAGATTATTTCGACTTTACTATGAGCGATATTGATATTAATGATGTATTAGTACCACTTTCATTCCCTTTATTAATAGAGACAAATTTTCAAAGTTATGCTGATAAACTTGTTTTTGAAATTGCAAAAAAAGTAGATTTACCAATAAAATTTATATCTTTATCTTCAGCAAATTGGCAAAAACAGATAATTAGTGAATGTGAAAGAACTATTATATACCTTACTGATTATCATACTTTAAAAAGAAATGTAAAAGATCAAGTTCTAAAACAAATTGTAGATAAAAAATGTGTAATTTGCTCCTTAGAAAGCGATGATGAATTTACTCATAAGAAAGTAGTTTTTAATAGTAAAAATAAATCTTTAGATCATAGTCAAATTATGTCAATAAATGATTATATAAAAACTATAGTAATAAATCATCAAAATAGATATCCTGATACTGAACTTTCAAAAAGATTGGGAATATCTAGAAAATCTCTTTGGGAAAAGAGAAAAAAACTTGAAATTGATAAAAAGAAGTAA
- a CDS encoding phosphatidylglycerophosphatase A family protein — MNFRKFFLTVGFSGLSPKAPGTVGSFVSLILGLVLLEFLHTSSLFLLSILITIIAVKQIDIYEKELGSHDSSEIVIDELAGMWIALAICGINSENVFILAPIAFIFFRIFDIWKPSIIGKIDRDVKGGLGVMGDDVVAGIFAGICTAGIWQLIEKFMI; from the coding sequence ATGAATTTTAGAAAATTTTTCTTAACTGTTGGATTTAGTGGATTAAGTCCAAAAGCACCTGGAACTGTTGGAAGTTTTGTATCTTTAATTTTAGGACTTGTTTTACTTGAATTTTTACATACTTCATCTTTATTTTTGCTATCTATTTTGATAACTATAATAGCAGTTAAACAAATAGACATTTATGAAAAAGAGCTTGGTAGTCATGATAGTAGTGAAATTGTAATAGATGAATTAGCTGGTATGTGGATAGCATTAGCTATTTGTGGAATAAATAGTGAAAATGTTTTTATTTTAGCTCCTATTGCGTTTATCTTTTTTAGAATTTTTGACATTTGGAAACCATCTATTATTGGAAAAATTGATAGGGATGTAAAGGGTGGTCTAGGAGTAATGGGTGATGATGTTGTTGCTGGAATTTTTGCTGGAATTTGTACAGCTGGTATTTGGCAACTAATTGAAAAGTTTATGATTTAA
- the prfA gene encoding peptide chain release factor 1, with the protein MLKDKLQPFITRSEEITNLLMSPDITSDIKRMTTLSKEQSSIEPIVRKAKEYIKVLENIEENRSMLDDSELGDLAKEELKELEQKKPILEDEIKFLMIPKDPNDDRNIYLELRAGTGGDEAALFVGDLFRGYLRYAENNDWKVEIMSSSDSEAGGYKEIVILVKGDHVYSKLKYEGGTHRVQRVPATESQGRVHTSAITVAVMPEVDDVEVEINENDLKIDVMRASGNGGQSVNTTDSAVRITHIPSGIVVTNQDQKSQHKNKDRAMKVLKAKLFEIEMQKKMETEGANRKEQVGTGDRSGRIRTYNFPQNRLSDHRINLTLYRLDYILQDGLFDEVIDPLIADHQSRLIEANGL; encoded by the coding sequence ATGCTAAAAGACAAACTCCAACCTTTTATTACTAGATCAGAGGAGATTACAAATCTATTGATGTCTCCTGACATAACTAGTGATATAAAAAGAATGACAACACTGTCAAAAGAGCAATCAAGTATAGAACCAATTGTTAGAAAAGCAAAAGAGTATATAAAAGTTCTTGAAAATATTGAAGAGAATAGAAGTATGCTTGATGATTCTGAGCTGGGTGATTTAGCAAAAGAAGAATTAAAAGAGCTAGAGCAAAAAAAACCTATTTTGGAAGATGAGATAAAGTTTCTTATGATTCCAAAAGATCCAAATGATGATAGAAATATATATTTGGAGCTTAGAGCTGGAACAGGCGGAGATGAAGCTGCACTTTTTGTTGGAGATTTGTTTCGTGGTTATTTGCGATATGCAGAAAACAATGACTGGAAAGTTGAAATAATGAGTTCAAGCGATAGTGAAGCTGGTGGGTATAAAGAGATAGTAATCCTAGTAAAAGGTGATCACGTTTACTCAAAGTTAAAATATGAAGGTGGAACTCATAGAGTTCAAAGAGTTCCAGCAACAGAGTCTCAAGGTAGAGTTCACACTTCTGCAATTACAGTTGCTGTTATGCCAGAAGTTGATGACGTCGAAGTTGAGATAAATGAAAATGACCTTAAAATTGATGTTATGAGAGCTAGTGGAAATGGTGGACAATCTGTAAATACTACTGATTCTGCTGTTAGAATTACGCATATTCCTTCAGGTATTGTTGTAACAAATCAAGATCAAAAATCTCAACACAAAAATAAAGATAGAGCAATGAAAGTTCTTAAAGCTAAACTTTTTGAAATTGAGATGCAAAAAAAGATGGAAACTGAAGGTGCAAATAGAAAAGAGCAAGTAGGAACTGGAGATAGAAGTGGAAGAATTAGAACTTATAATTTTCCTCAAAATCGTCTAAGTGACCACAGAATAAATCTAACTTTATATAGACTTGACTATATTCTTCAAGATGGTCTGTTTGATGAGGTAATTGATCCTCTTATTGCTGATCATCAATCAAGACTTATCGAAGCAAATGGGCTATAA
- the rpsT gene encoding 30S ribosomal protein S20: MANHKSSEKRARQTLVKTIRNRFYKTRIKNITKDVIAAVESADKEKAVVAMKVANKYFHHCVSKGILAKGTASRKVSRLQLKVNAI, translated from the coding sequence ATGGCAAATCATAAATCTTCTGAGAAGAGAGCTAGACAGACATTAGTAAAAACTATAAGAAATAGATTTTACAAAACAAGAATTAAAAACATCACTAAAGATGTTATTGCAGCAGTAGAAAGTGCTGATAAAGAAAAAGCAGTAGTTGCTATGAAAGTTGCAAATAAATACTTCCACCACTGCGTTTCAAAAGGTATTTTAGCAAAAGGTACAGCTTCTAGAAAAGTAAGCAGACTTCAACTAAAAGTTAATGCTATATAA
- the glmM gene encoding phosphoglucosamine mutase — MKLFGTDGVRGKAGEFLDVITVIKLAQAAGIYFRKHSTTNKILVGKDTRRSGYMIENALVSGLTSVGYNVIQIGPMPTPAIAYLTESMRCDAGIMISASHNPFEDNGIKFFDNHGDKLSVESEKEIEKIFNNDDLLQQNQAVEKDIGSSKRIDDVIGRYIVVIKGSFPKDLTLKGLRIVLDCANGAAYKVAPTILEELGADVITINNKPNGFNINDNCGAMHPENVSNLVREYRADIGLALDGDADRLVVIDENGDIVDGDNLLGALSVYLKEENLLEGNACVATVMSNKALEDYLDKHKIKLLRSDVGDKYVLEVMKKNGVNFGGEQSGHIIFSDAAKTGDGLASALQVLALIIKSNKKASIALNPFTLYPQILENLKVSEKIPLKDIKGLDEILKPIREKGIRDLIRYSGTENKIRLLLEGKNKKDVESSMKTLVDFFKKTL, encoded by the coding sequence ATGAAACTATTTGGAACAGACGGAGTTAGAGGAAAGGCTGGAGAGTTTTTAGATGTAATTACAGTTATAAAATTAGCGCAAGCAGCTGGGATTTATTTTAGAAAACACTCAACAACAAATAAAATTCTTGTAGGAAAAGATACAAGAAGAAGTGGTTATATGATAGAAAATGCACTTGTAAGTGGATTAACTTCAGTTGGTTACAATGTAATTCAAATAGGACCTATGCCTACTCCTGCTATTGCATACTTAACGGAGAGCATGAGATGTGATGCTGGTATTATGATTAGTGCTTCACATAATCCATTTGAAGATAATGGAATAAAATTTTTCGATAATCATGGTGATAAGCTAAGTGTTGAAAGTGAAAAAGAGATTGAGAAGATTTTCAACAATGATGATTTACTACAACAAAATCAAGCAGTTGAAAAAGATATTGGCTCTTCAAAAAGAATAGATGATGTGATTGGAAGATATATTGTTGTAATAAAAGGCTCTTTCCCAAAAGATTTGACTCTAAAAGGATTAAGAATTGTTCTTGATTGTGCAAATGGAGCTGCATATAAAGTCGCTCCAACCATTTTAGAAGAGCTAGGGGCTGATGTAATTACAATAAATAATAAACCAAATGGTTTTAATATTAATGATAATTGTGGAGCTATGCATCCTGAAAACGTTTCAAATTTAGTTCGTGAATATAGAGCTGATATAGGTCTTGCACTTGATGGTGATGCTGATAGGCTAGTTGTTATTGATGAAAATGGAGATATAGTTGATGGTGACAATCTTTTAGGAGCTTTAAGTGTATATTTAAAAGAAGAGAATCTTTTAGAAGGAAATGCTTGTGTTGCAACAGTTATGTCAAATAAAGCTTTAGAAGACTATTTAGATAAACATAAAATAAAACTTTTAAGAAGTGATGTTGGTGATAAATATGTACTTGAAGTTATGAAAAAAAATGGTGTAAATTTTGGTGGAGAACAAAGTGGACATATAATATTTTCAGATGCTGCAAAAACAGGAGATGGTTTGGCTTCAGCTCTTCAAGTTTTAGCTTTAATAATAAAATCAAATAAAAAAGCAAGTATTGCTTTAAATCCATTTACTTTATACCCTCAAATACTAGAAAATTTAAAAGTTAGTGAAAAAATACCATTAAAAGATATAAAAGGTTTAGATGAAATTTTAAAGCCAATTAGAGAAAAAGGTATAAGAGATTTAATAAGATACTCTGGAACTGAAAATAAAATTAGACTTTTACTTGAAGGTAAAAATAAAAAAGATGTTGAATCATCTATGAAAACTTTAGTAGATTTTTTCAAAAAAACACTCTAA
- the lspA gene encoding signal peptidase II: MKKELKIALFIFATIFIIDQVVKFGFANLGWGATGSFMNLELAYNYGVAFSMLEFLAEYLKYIQLFIVILGTIYLLKNRDVFYKYHIPIALLYAGGLSNILDRFTYGAVVDYFAWHYMFEFAIFNFADVMIDLAVVIIIVMQIKESRKQKVD, translated from the coding sequence TTGAAAAAAGAGTTAAAAATTGCATTGTTTATTTTTGCAACTATTTTTATTATAGATCAAGTTGTAAAATTTGGTTTTGCAAATTTAGGATGGGGAGCTACTGGAAGTTTTATGAATTTAGAACTTGCATATAACTATGGAGTAGCATTTTCTATGCTTGAATTTTTAGCTGAATATTTAAAATATATACAGCTTTTCATAGTAATTTTGGGGACTATTTATCTTCTTAAAAATAGAGATGTTTTTTATAAGTACCATATTCCTATTGCACTTTTATATGCTGGTGGATTATCGAATATTTTAGATAGATTTACTTATGGTGCAGTTGTTGATTATTTTGCATGGCACTATATGTTTGAGTTTGCAATATTTAATTTTGCAGATGTTATGATAGATTTAGCAGTTGTTATAATTATAGTTATGCAAATAAAAGAGAGTAGAAAACAAAAAGTGGATTAA
- a CDS encoding aspartate aminotransferase family protein → MKDIEKLDKDYVLHTYARNYVNFKKGVNATLYDDENIDYIDFTSGIGVTSVGHGNQRVAKRIFEQVSNLTHTSNLYAIEPQALLAKKIKELSGYDVRTFFSNSGAEANEGAIKIARTYGELNFEKKRYKIITLENSFHGRTITTVKATGQSSFHQSKFAPYPDGFSFNAIDDVYNAIDDETVAVMIELVQGEGGVFPFDKEKIEELAKFLKENDILLIIDEVQTGVYRTGEFLASNLYEIEPDIITLAKGIGGGVPMGAVITKHKDIWAAGDHGSTFGGNYLVTAAALEVLDILENLKDSGTLDETIIYFTKKLNDIFEANRDIFITHVGLGLMRGLRVKDADTLASLIKTAFECGVMVLKSGNNTLRFLPALTISKSEIDEGFVRLQKAISKIKS, encoded by the coding sequence ATGAAAGATATAGAAAAATTAGATAAAGATTATGTACTACATACATATGCAAGAAATTATGTAAATTTTAAAAAAGGTGTAAATGCAACACTTTATGATGATGAAAATATAGATTATATAGATTTTACATCAGGAATTGGAGTTACAAGTGTAGGTCATGGAAATCAAAGAGTTGCAAAAAGAATTTTTGAACAAGTTTCAAATCTCACACATACTTCAAATCTATATGCAATAGAACCTCAAGCACTTTTGGCAAAAAAAATAAAAGAGCTTAGCGGATACGATGTAAGAACTTTTTTTTCAAACAGTGGAGCTGAAGCAAACGAAGGAGCTATAAAAATAGCACGAACTTATGGAGAGTTAAATTTTGAGAAGAAAAGATATAAAATTATAACTTTGGAAAACTCTTTTCATGGAAGAACAATCACAACCGTAAAAGCAACAGGTCAAAGCTCTTTTCATCAAAGTAAGTTTGCTCCATACCCAGATGGATTTTCATTTAATGCAATAGATGATGTTTATAATGCAATAGATGATGAAACAGTTGCTGTTATGATAGAACTTGTACAAGGTGAGGGTGGAGTTTTTCCATTTGACAAAGAAAAGATAGAAGAGTTAGCAAAATTTTTAAAAGAAAATGATATTTTATTAATAATTGATGAAGTTCAAACAGGAGTTTATAGAACTGGAGAGTTTTTGGCTTCAAATTTATATGAAATAGAGCCAGATATTATAACTTTGGCAAAAGGTATAGGAGGAGGTGTTCCTATGGGTGCTGTTATTACTAAGCATAAAGATATTTGGGCAGCTGGTGACCATGGAAGTACTTTTGGTGGTAACTATTTGGTAACCGCTGCTGCTTTGGAAGTTTTGGATATTTTGGAAAATTTAAAAGATAGTGGAACTTTGGATGAAACTATTATATATTTTACAAAAAAATTAAATGATATTTTCGAAGCAAATAGAGATATTTTTATAACTCATGTTGGATTAGGACTTATGAGAGGATTGAGAGTAAAAGATGCTGATACTTTAGCAAGCTTAATAAAAACTGCTTTTGAGTGTGGAGTTATGGTTCTTAAGTCAGGAAATAATACTCTAAGATTTTTACCAGCTTTAACAATCTCTAAAAGTGAAATAGATGAAGGATTTGTAAGACTTCAAAAAGCTATATCAAAGATAAAATCATAA